In Scomber japonicus isolate fScoJap1 chromosome 3, fScoJap1.pri, whole genome shotgun sequence, the genomic window gGGTAATCCACTGGTGCTACACCTCCTGTGTTGTCATAGCAATGGCTAATAAGGCTTTCATAAAGACTAACACAAGACATGGTTATGTCGATCTTATAACAGATATATTTCCAATTTTGTGATATTAAAATGTAGATGTTTTGTTAATTCTAAACTACAGTACTATGTTTAGTGAAGGTGTTAAAATGCCTCAGTAACTATCAGATGATCATGAGGGGACTTAAGACCATTAGGATAATGTTTAGAGACACAGGGATTATTCATAAAACATCATGCTCCTGCCCATTAACGGTCCGTCTcaacacacaggaaaacactgaTTCATACTGAACCAACAAATCCAGGATGAACTTGTGTGTTTACCTGATTCGTCCCCGCATGCTGACAAAAGTACTTCATGCAAAGTCCACCATCTTTCAAAACAGTTTCCACATAATATAAGTTTTCCAATGGACCTGAGTGATATGAATAATCCCCAAAGTGCAGAAACAGACAGCTGGTAATCACAGATGAGGAGTTACTCACTGGCAGGAGAAATGCCATTAGAAATGGCAGGAGAGGGAAAGACACATTAGACTGGGACACAAGAACAAGATTACTCATGGAACAGAAACGGCCACATAGTATGTATTCAGTtactagttttatttttaaaataagatttcatttcaattatattcattttgaaaatgcTAAAACCTCCTTGACATCTGGCTGCAACAACTGCAGCAGATAAATATTTGAAGTTACCTCTGGTTTGtcgttttttaaataaaatacttcaATAGATTTAATCTTTTACGCAACATCTCCTAAATAACAAAGCATTTAACAAATAACTATTAGAGCCACATTTGCAAGAAGTGAGGAGGGCTTCTacacaatgcaaaacaaaaagagcaaaaggaaaaaagggggaccGTGCATTCATAATGCAAGGAAAAATAACTTGGTAAAGTGACAGGGCAACACGGGAGCAACAGAGGATTGTGGAGATTATTAATTCAATTGGCAATGAATGGACATCTAACCAAAGCAACACATAGGGATCATGCAGGTGTTTAATGCACATTCCTTCGTCTCATATTGGCACATGTTAGATAGCTCTCTGTAAGAGATGAGTCAGACACAAACAATGTTACGAAGCTAGCGCTAACATTGACAGAGTGATGCGCAGAATTTTCAAAGATGAATGTTTAACCTTTGGCACTTGCACATGGTTTTACAGCAGACAAGAGGTGTGCTGGGAAATGcattactgtttatttttgtttgtgtattcaaGTCAGtgtaagtcatttttttaagaaaGACTGACTCTAAAACACTTGTTGGCAATTATTTCCATCATAAAATTGATCCTTGCCGTCCACATTGTGATATGTTGCAAATGAAAGAAACCTCAAAGTCTAACTGTACCACAGTCAGGTCTAAATATAAAGTGTGCATGTTTAAAACAATCAAATTTGGTGAATTAAACTGTGAAATATCCATTTCTTTCCAAGCCAATCAGGCAATGCCTCCTCTGTCATAATAGGAAATAGGCCAGTTAAGTTTGGGAATAAGAAGAAACTTAGAAATCAATGAAAAGCATGATAAAAGCAACTGTAACGTAACAAAAGCCAAATGACATTGACAGTAAAAACACTAATTTCACAATAACTCCTATTTACATATGAACAGCAGTCCTTCAAGTCTccagttataaaaaaaacaaaaacaaacataaaacattgagACATTTCGAAGATAATACAGCATAAACATGTCTACACATTATAATAACCccatgtatatatttatatgcatgTAAACATATATACAGATGCATACATGTacatctataaatatatatctaatTTACAAACATACAATTTGAgggtaatatactgtacatttatgaTAGCAGTCTCTTTTaggcttttcttttaaaatttacaccccccccccccccccccccccaatcaaCCCCACGCACAAAACGCTCTGTACACATAGTTAAAGCTAGGTGGATATCCACACATATTCATACTtcaaaacaagcacacacacacacacacacacacacacacacactcagtatcACCAATCGGCATCCTCCTCTATATAATAATCAGGTGTGGCTGTACCATCAAACAGGCCGGGGTCCAGTGATTTGCGCTGCTTGCCCCGAGCGAACACCCGTGACAGAGATCCCAGAgtcatcttctccttcttcttcttacgCTTCTGGTCCTCCAGGTCCTCCATGGACTAAACCGGGCAGAAGGGACAGAAAACTAAGGTTAGTAAGGCAAGAGATAATCCTCTCATATGGCTGAGGTAaagcattttgggaaatacagttattcactttcttgctgaaAAGATCGATACCCCTCTCTAATATGATAgcagtatcaatcttctcatcaaacTCTGGAAAAGAAAGCGAATGAGCTTatctcccaaaatgtcaaacttgtTTTAAAGTGAGTTAAATGCAAaataacaccaccaccaccaagcAGGCAGGCTGACACCCAGCAGGACGACAGGACAGAGggacagacacaaacaggagAAGACAAAGAGGAGGGAGGTGTGATTACTTGGTCGAGGGGGCCAGGCAGCTCTTACATTGCAGAGGGAGTGGGTCCGATGACGAGGTGAGTTGATGTCACTTGGCGTGGATGAGCGGTCCCCATCGGCCATAGAAGCATCAGAGATGACGGAGGGCTGGCGAGAGTGGCAGGGGCTGATCCTGACCACAGCTGAAGgtgccacatacacacatatgtacatacacacacacacatattcacacccGCAGTTAGTATTAGAAACTTCCAGGAAACCCTCTATTAGTATATTGAGCCTTTAAAAGCAACACCACGCAGCATAGAGAGGCAGAGCAGATGAGAGAGCCTACCCTGTCTGTCAGTTGTGTGTCCGTGATAGAGGGTCTGTTGACTCTGTCGGATGGCAGCCGTCAGTGGCAGATCGGCCTGCATCACCCACTCCTGACTGCCATTCACCACAGGCTCTGTAGGCATGGCCAATGAGTGGCGCTTCGGTACATCTTTTGTCAGGGTGGCCAGAGACTGCTTGGCCTGAGATAcacaagagaaacagaaaacaggcaTGAGCTAAAGTTAAAGACAATGTACAATTCACTAATCTGTTACCACCTAAACTTTGTCTGCTTGGGGATATAGAACAGAATTCATAATTGacatgtctttaaaatgtctttcagtcattcattcaatcTTATGAACCAACTATCCTGAAACACGATTTGTTAATTCTGGAAAGTTGTGATGTATTATTTGCTTCAcattgttgatgtttttctcaaaaagaaaaataactgagGAAAATGTTACCACTACAACTACTACAACTTATGAAACAAACACTTCCAACTGCACAGAGaagctgctctaacactgatacAGGCTTGTATAACAAAAAGAAATTGTGTTACTAAATACACTGAGAAAAGCCAAACTGAACATTACAGTAATCACAGAAATCACAGAGGAAAGACAACAATGTTCTGTAGTCTggcaacaaatacataaataaactgaactaaaactgTGAGTCGGCTGATAATAACAAAATGGGTCATGAATtatatagttttattgtttcGTTTGTTGAGGAACTtgcaaatagttttaaaaatcacagttttaaaaatgaaactaaacacctccttgtaaaaataaaaaataaacattacaatgAATAAATGGAATAAATTAATTGTGGGCATCAGGATACCAGCCAGAATGATTTTAAGCTGCTGGAAAAATACATTAGCTCCACAAATAAATCACAACAAATACACCAACTCATATCGGGACACAAATTATTTTAATCGTCTTTAAGTTAATACAAAGTAtgtttctttgcttttattttgtttttaaatgtctaatACTGCCTTTATTTTTTCTCCATGCATTCCAGACAAAAAAAGATTGTCCAAGTTACTTTTTTTGTGGGTTGTAAATGAACTTGGGTTGTCTTAAATAAACCAACATAAACACTGATCACATGAGTGTctacacaaacattaaaaacagtaagATTTTAAATAGAGAGaaataagaaggaaaaagaCGGTTGAATGATATTTTGGAGCTGGGTTGCTTGACAGTGATGTAGCTCTGGCACTGATGTGCCAACAAATCTGATCTGTGATGCAGCTTGATGTGAGGATCTGTGGGTGGTTGTGACTTGccgagggaggagagagagattaatgacacacagactgacaaCTGTACCTCTGAGACACCGAGACACAGCAACACAGAAAGGAGGCATGAAGTTCTTCCTCAGAAATGCTTtgagagaagggagggatgaggatATATTGCAGAGGAGCTCACTGCATGTGTTTGAGCTGATAGGAATGCACTGACAGGATTGCAAGCCCACAACTTGTTTGCATTTATGTCATACACACCAGACAATGACACTTAGGCAGCAGACGTGCCCTAGTTAATTCAGAAaagttgtgtctgtgtgcagggTGACTCACCATGGTTAGCTCAGCCTCCAGTTCTTTGACCCTGTTCTCCTTCATATCCATCTGAGTACGAAGAATGTTGGCCTGCTCTGTGGCTTCTTTGGTCTGCCTCCTCAGGTCCCACTTCTCCCTCTCAAGCATATCCTTCTCTTTAGCCAGGGCCTTCACTGCATCCTCACTCTCCtccacaacacagacacacacacacaaacatggttAATCCCCACCAATCTCACTCTGAATGATAAAACAGAGCTCTGAATTTGAGTCAAGAAGCATATCACAGTTATAGTTTCTGTCATAATCTCTTTcaaaacttttacttttttctccAAACTTGACTGAGGAGTAAAAAACAGTGGATCCAtgatggactattttactgaTGTCACTGCAATAACAGATCAATTGTTGTCAATTAAGTTATAGCCAAACTGGTACTGGATTTTTTTAGACAATAAATAAGCTAATAAATGTGTTACCTTTCGGTGTTGGTCGTAGTTGCGTATGAATTCTCGCAGCTGGTCTTCTCTGCTCTCCAGTGTTGTGTACAGCTGCTGCATCTGGCTCACCAAGTCTCCCTTTTCCGCTTTTAAACGCTTACGGTCAGTTTTCATAgctacaacacacaaataaatacattcacacacctGGCAGCACCTACATGTGGATATCAATGGGTAATTTAAAAGCCAATTTTactgtaaaacctaaaaaaatactttcaatATTTCCTTTATATTTTCCTTTAAGCCAAAAGACAAAGCTTGCAACTGCAGCCATGAGCCACTAGGTGACACTGTGTCTTCTGTTAATGGGGGGGCTGCAgctcatattttttgttttgttcagagAGAAATGGCCCAGAGAAAATGATGTAATCTTCTCAAAAGATAAGTGGCACAGTAGCACTTACACATTCATAAATGAGACTGTTTCAGCTGGCATGTGGATACCCTGTTGGAGAGAACACCAACTGGACACCATTTCTTTTAAATTCTCTTACCAAAAACAACTCAACAGTGATGACGCAACTGGTGGGGCTCTTTGCATACAAACATAATAATGATGCTCCCCTGAGGGTCTGTGCTCAACAGAAAGGCAGGACTGAAACCAGTACTTTTCATAACTGAACACATTTGTCACTCAGGAAGCATTCCTCCTGTCAATGTTCACCatcttcatatttaacacttgACATCCAAACCTGTTTTACAGCAGTTACACAACACAGCGTACAAACATGCAGCTCACTCCATTTGATTCTCTGCGCAGAGGTGAGAGCAATGCAAAGTAGTAGTGCTCAATTCAGCTAAatcaacaacattttattttcattgaagCAATCATCCTTGATGCAGAACTGACATATTTTTACTCGTCTCGTGAAGATGGGAAATGTTGGACGGCATAATAGTTGGATTTGTTTTCATACAAGAAATAAAAGCAATCTCATGCTACATAATCAGCATTGCATTTCAGTCTTAATCAATaccacattaacatttaaaagttaaGCTTCTTTGTCATGATTGATGCATCCtaattaaaatgaagtgaacCTGGAGTATACTTGGCTGCTTTTCTGGGGCGACACCCACATCTGAATTATGTTGAAAGACGTATGTTTATAACGCTGTCAGCTGTGCAGACCCTcccaaaaataaaatctaaacatAACAATAACATGTTTATCTCTGAAAATGTCATTTGTGTGCACATACTTCATATGTTTGGCACAATCAAGATGAAATTCAGATAATATCTGATGATCAGAGATGAAACCTAAACAGATTTTGTAGACATTTTTCCACAGTAACATCCTTTTATTGGcccaacttttctttttgtttgcttaGGGTAAAGAACAGTAGGTCATCAAATGGCATATAAAATCaaccaaaactaaaactatgGATTAATGGCAGATGTCTAGTTATTTTTTGCTTTAGATGTAGCTTCCAGTTACTTCTAACAACTTCCAATTTCCAGGTCTGTATTTGCAGCTGTATTTGCAAGTTAGCTGTTGGAGAGAAATGACTCTGGGTTAGTTGAGCCGACAAGATGGCTTTGTTGGCTCCTGACCTTGTAAGGCCTCCTTGGCACGGTCCAGCTCCTGCTCCTTGTCTCCCAGCTGAACACGGAGCTCCGTGGCGGAGAGTAGATTGGCTGTGCAGCCTCCCTGGGTTTCTTCCAGGTCCTTACTTAACATGTCCTTCATTTGCCTCAGCAGGTGGACCTCTTCTTGAAGCTGGGCCACTTCCTCACGCAACAATACTGGGGAGAAAAACACAAGGTTTTGGGAATCTAGAGAATGCAgaagaggaatgaggaaggtaAGAGTGGGGGACTgagggagaaagtaaagaagTAGGAGGGAGACTGAGGAAAAGTAATGTAAAGATCAAAATggtcaaaagaaaaacaaatggatACAAGAAAAATCAGAGGGAggtaaaaaatagaaaatgtacaaatagCAGGAAACTGAGGAAGTCGTACTAAGCTGCTGAAATTAGAGAGGGGGTGTGTGATTATGAGGCTCATGATAGAATATAGGCTCAAATCGATACACATCAAGTCTCACAGCTCCCCCCTGAGCTGAGGCCACAGGTGTTTTAGAAATTCAGTTAAATGCTGAGTGACAGACTTGGGACTGAACCTGGCAAGGGTGGTGGGTAAACGAGAGACAACAGACTGATAAGACTTAATAAAATATCAGCAACACATGCTTGAGACGTGCTCCTGAGTGCTGTGTTTTCCATATGCTCATCTGCTGTGAAACGCCCTCCCAACCCTCAGGGAAAACAGGCAAGCAAACAACAATGCAGAATGAACTAACAGACAGGAGCTGGCGGACACATCTGTAGAACAAGATgactgaaaagatgaaaaagaggAGTTCTTTCACCGCATAGTGAATAACTGAATTTTAGTCCAGTTAGGGAAATCCATacaggtgggggggggggggaaataatTTATATAATGTATCATTTATAATGCACACAAATAGGTAAAAGGTCTGTTACAGAACAAAGAAGAAGCAGCTTGGATAATGCTGATATGATTagctgattaaaaataaaatagtatcAGTGAaaaagtaactagtaactaTTTTGATATATAATTTAAGGCATTTATTAACTTCTTAAATATGTGCATTTGCTGCTCTTCATGATTATAAATGCAatatatctttgagttttgaatTGTTTTGAGACAAAAGAAGAAGTTAGGAGTGGATAACTTGGGAATGGGTGTTTTCCACTGTATTGTGGCACTTAATTGACAAAcaaaaattcacaaaaaaaaaaaaaatcatcagatGACTCACTCATGAAAGTAATCATCGATGAAGTTGCATCCCTAAACGTGATGACTTATACTTGTAAAattgtatatgttttattttgtatgttaATGTTGCGCCCATAGTGCAAAGTGTTACTGTGCAGAGGAAAGTATCAGAAGTCTTTTTTAGTCATACATAAACATTCACTtacatataatgtataataaaacaaagtgcaaCTGAGGATATCATTGACTTTGCAGGCAACATTTTGGCCTGATGATGGGGCTAGATGAAAATCAGGGGATCACTGAAGTgtttaggattcatcctctggggatcatGTATTGCTCTACAATACATCCACTAGtagctgagatatttcagtctggactgaAGTGGTGGAccgacagactgacagacattGCCACCCCAGAAGCCACGCTGCTAGAGTGGctgaaaaatagtaaaaaagcAGCGTGTGGCCTTAATTCTATGCAAATGACTATAAGACTTTAAGTTAGACTGTGTAATGTTCAAGTGCAAATGTGCATGCAAGGACGTATATAAGTGTGTATTTAATTCCACGTGTGTCTGAcatggagaaaacaaaaagggaGAAGGTCTCTGCAGGCCTGCAGCCAGACGTTGTGGGGCTGCAGCAGCTCCGATAAGAGAGGAAGGGACAGTCCATCAGTCTCTGTCGACTCAGTTCTATGGAAACATGGGGCTGCTCTGTGCTGCATGTGACAAAAAGAGTTTGTTTCCCTGAGAGAGCAATCTTTCACGCCCTTCTTGTAGCCTAAATCCGCTTATTCATCTGTTTACCTACAGGCTCTCTCCTATATTTGTCGCCGGGAGCCCAGCTGCTGCTTTTCATGCCGCTGGACAGAAGTGTGCATTTTTGAGGTGCTCTGTTGTGCTCAGCTTAATCTTTATCTCCAAACAGGCTGAATAAATTATCATGTGCACTCGCTGTGATGTGAAGGTTAGTCTGCTTTTGTTGTTAGCTGTAACTTAGCACACGCAGTTATGTTTAGCTTTATTTCTCATATTAGTTCTCAACTTAGgcaatctgaatctgaatctcaCTTTTTGCACTCAACATGTCTGAATAGTTATGCAGCtcaatattacattacattacacatatATATGTCATGTAAATGTGTTTAGAATGTATTACTAGgggtatttacagtatattttgtgTGAACCTGATAATAAACACAGATCCACACATTACTGAGgagcttttccttttcctctttcaagTTTCCTGTCTCAAATTGGGGGTGAAatcaaaacacaacatttcccAGGATCTTCTACACCTCCCCAGATATGTAGCCATTTCTCATTTAAGAGATGTGTGAAGGGACAACAAAGTTTCTTCATTGCACACCAACCTGTGCATCAAGGGCACTGACGAGCCATCTACCTACAGATAACTTTCCTCCGTATACACTGTTTCATGCCATCTtaaaagcaatttaaaatgGCAGGAGTAACATAAACACAGCAGCCTATATAGTGTTATCACGGGGGCTCTCTCATGTCTGACCCTTGAGTGGTTGTGCGGAGTGCCTGGCCAAGCTATTAGAGCCCTCCGACAGAAGAGGAGCAGCCCACTCTTCTTCCTACTAAGCAGTGGCCCATTCAATTAACTTCTCATCCAAGCCTCCCATTAGAGTGTCCATCAAAGCCAGCCAGGACCAGGCCATCACTCCCCGTCCCTTTCTCTTCCATAACAGAACTGTCACAAGCCAAccgacaaatacacacacacacacacacacacacacacacacacacacagagctgaggAGAGAGCGGGCATAGCGGCTCATGATTAGGCTTGAGAGAAAGCAGAGGCAGGTTTTTCTGATTGGAAAGTTGAAGTGGGGACTTGAAATTTGCGGATTGGTGGCCAAAGACCTGAACTAGTCTCCTGTGAACCGTATGCAGGATTAAAGCCCTATTTATATACATGAATTATCAAAGATGTTTAATGTGAGCCATGCTGAATTTTGAGTTTAAAGAGGTTTAATGCAAAGCCCTATTCTATTTTAAAAGCAGTTTCAGACCAACTAATCTCAGTGCCTTAAAATTGGACCCGTCATTAAACAATTCCTTTCCTATCAGGCGATTTTACAGCAAGTGAACCGACAAACTCTTGGAAAGATCCAGTAAGCAGGTTTGCCGGATATTAACCAACAATTTAGATTCTGGCAATCTGATCTAGCAATTTAGAGTATATAGAGTAAATAATACGTATCCAGCAAGACAGCCTTTTTATTTGCCCAATGCTGAGATTTTTGAGATTTCTGACAACAACCGGCACCATCTCTTACAAGGAACTCGAGATAATCCACGAATCTCACTgtaaaaagttgtatttttatttttaattaagaaAAGTAATGAATTGAATAGAATTTAATGAAAACTTTTGTCAGTGAGGTCTATGGGATTACAGAATAACCGGGACAGTGTTTCTGGAAAGACACATTGCTGTTGAATttcaattattcaattattcTTTGAGAAGCACAAGCATCAGTGAGCTCATAGACAGATAATCACAAAAATCTGGACAAATAAAACTATCTGCAGGGCTATATACCACTAATGCTATGTGATAAAACACGTTTTAGGTTTCATGGACCATAAAAGCAAAATCATGAAAATAACAGGACCATACAACAACCAACTGCTCTGCCCTGGGGAGTTTTGCTGTGCGTGGCTGTCGCTTCTCCAACTTGGTCCCTGACAAGTCAAATCTATGTAATTTTAGTTAGTACAGTGGTTCTGCTTGGCTATTTCTGTCCACGACAAAGCCAGGGGCGATGGTGGTGCTTTCCCTTCCTCCCGAATCTCTCAGGTACAGTAAACGTCAGTTGCATAACATGGTCAGACACAATTGCACATCttttgtatgtactgtatatacagtgaTGTCATAACTGTCATCTTAAGGCTAGGTTTTCAGCAGAAGACTCCTGATATTCAAGGACTTAAGGGCGTAAAAATGTCTAACCTGCTTTCAATAGATTTATCTTCACCTGTTTCATTTACCTTGAAACATCTGATGAACGTTCATACAAATATGAATAGAAAGAGGCTTTCACAAATCGCAGGTGCTTTCCTAACCTTGGTCTAATGTTATTTTGCAGTTGTATCGACCTTGTAAATGACTATACAGCATAACATTGCCACTTACACACACTGCAGGGCCCCAGCAACTGTGTGACAGGCAGATCAGATCTGTTTGTCTCCTCAGTCTGGTTTAACAACTTTAGCCTCAATGAAACAATCATATTAGCAAGTCGCTGCTCAAGTTATGACAGTGATAACTGCTTCAATCTCCTGGGACTCACAGAAGAATACATGTTCAAAGCATTGCCATGTTTTATCTCCATAAGCTT contains:
- the kaznb gene encoding kazrin, periplakin interacting protein b isoform X2, producing the protein MVTRPCNLPDEDETFMPGERDTLRKSMTLMRHLLMDAQGKILKMMEDNKQLAQRIDGAIQSASQEVTNLRSELSATSRRLAELGASSPPALENHHQHNHHDDSLHYRDPSVHHRQKTVVTDMCYPTEISSLMDFGTPDCSLGKVLLREEVAQLQEEVHLLRQMKDMLSKDLEETQGGCTANLLSATELRVQLGDKEQELDRAKEALQAMKTDRKRLKAEKGDLVSQMQQLYTTLESREDQLREFIRNYDQHRKESEDAVKALAKEKDMLEREKWDLRRQTKEATEQANILRTQMDMKENRVKELEAELTMAKQSLATLTKDVPKRHSLAMPTEPVVNGSQEWVMQADLPLTAAIRQSQQTLYHGHTTDRQAVVRISPCHSRQPSVISDASMADGDRSSTPSDINSPRHRTHSLCNVRAAWPPRPIHGGPGGPEA
- the kaznb gene encoding kazrin, periplakin interacting protein b isoform X1 translates to MVTRPCNLPDEDETFMPGERDTLRKSMTLMRHLLMDAQGKILKMMEDNKQLAQRIDGAIQSASQEVTNLRSELSATSRRLAELGASSPPALENHHQHNHHDDSLHYRDPSVHHRQKTVVTDMCYPTEISSLMDFGTPDCSLGKVLLREEVAQLQEEVHLLRQMKDMLSKDLEETQGGCTANLLSATELRVQLGDKEQELDRAKEALQAMKTDRKRLKAEKGDLVSQMQQLYTTLESREDQLREFIRNYDQHRKESEDAVKALAKEKDMLEREKWDLRRQTKEATEQANILRTQMDMKENRVKELEAELTMAKQSLATLTKDVPKRHSLAMPTEPVVNGSQEWVMQADLPLTAAIRQSQQTLYHGHTTDRQAVVRISPCHSRQPSVISDASMADGDRSSTPSDINSPRHRTHSLCNSMEDLEDQKRKKKKEKMTLGSLSRVFARGKQRKSLDPGLFDGTATPDYYIEEDADW